ACGAATCCATCCCGGTCTGTATCGAACGGCCGGCTGGCCCGGCCCGGTTCATCGTTACGGGAGGAAAGGGCGGTTGCATTCGCGAAGCTGGCTAGCGAGATGTCGGTCAATGCGGCTTCGGATCCTCCCACGATGATGATGTCGGACCGGCCGGCTTGGATGTTAAAGAAAGCCTCGCCGATCGCCGTATTGCCGATCGAACATGCCGTAACCGGTGCCAGCGTGGAGCCCAGCGCCTTGTATTTAATGCTGATGAGCGCGGCCGCCATATTGGGAATCATCATGGGAACCAGTGTAGGACTGACCCGCTCGGGACCCCGCGACGACAGCGTGCCGCTCTGATTCATCAGGGTTTGGATGCCGCCGATGCCGGAGCCGACGTAGACCCCCATGCGCTCATGATCGATCTGATCAAGATCGAGTCCCGACTGGCTTATCGCTTGATCCGCCGCAGCCAGCGCAAACTGGCAGAAGCGGTCCAACCGCCGGGCTTCCTTAACGCCAAACAGCGCGTTTGCGTCAAACTCCTTCACGACGCCTGCTATTTGTACCTTTTGTCTTGATGTGTCCAAATTTTCTATATGTGTAATACCGGACTCTCCCCGAACAAGCCGGGACCAGAACGTCTCAACATCATGGCCCAGCGGCGATATGACGCCCATACCGGTGATAACAACTCTTTCCATGGATCAACAGCCTCCTTAAGACTTTATAACTTGTCAATCTTAAGGTTATAATGTCACGTGTAGTATCCTATTACAAGATACCGTTTATCCTAGTATAAATACTGCTATCCTTAATGAGTGAAGGGGGCTTGTACAATGAATTCCCAGGTTAGGCTGCAAGCGTTGTCGGCATTCTTGAAAGGGCAGCGTGCCAAAATCTCACCCGAGTCGGTCGGACTTCCGCCCGGGACTAGACGGAGAACACCAGGCTTGCGCAGGGAAGAGGTCGCCCAGTTGGCGGGTGTTAGCACCACTTGGTACACCTGGCTCGAGCAGGGACGGGACATCCAGGTATCGTCGTCCGTGCTGGACTGCGTCGCCAATGCGCTTCAGCTAAATGCGGATGAGCGCAGATATCTGTATTCGCTGGCGCTGGAGAGCGGGGCGGAGCCTTATACGGTCAAACAAGAAGCGGTGCAGATCAGTCCGTCCCTGCAAAAAATCATCACTGAGCTAAAATATTGCCCCGTCATGATATCGGATCGGATGTGCAACATCGTGGGGTGGAACCGTGCGGCTGCATACGTGTTCCTGGATTTTGACCGCATTCCGCCCGAGGAGCGGAACATGATCCGGCTGCTCTTCACCCGCAGGGAGTTTCAACGGCTGGCGGTAAATTGGGAGCAGTTCGCCAGCGGCTTCTTGTCGATGTTCCGGTCCTATTACGGTCAATATGTCGAGGATGAGTGGTATGACCGTTTTCTGGAAGAGATGAAGCAGGGGCATCCGGATTTCAATCGGATGTGGGAGCAGAGCCAGGTCAGCTACGCCCCGGAAGTACATCTGGAGTTCCGGCATGCCAAGGCCGGGAAAATGGTATATGAGCTCACGTCGCTCAAAGTGTACGGAAATGATGACCTGCGGTGCAGCATCTATACCCCCGCCCCCGATTCGACTACGGAAGCGAAGCTGCGGCAGCTGATGGAGGAGAAGTAAGCGGAGGGGGGCTGGGTGGCGCAATCGAGGGAAGCGGCGGGGCTTGTGCGTGAAGTAGAGGACCCGATTGCCGATTACACTTGCTGCACTAGAAGTATCGGACTCCAGTTCCACTATATTGCGAGATAACGCCATAATTTCAAACTTAGAGGACACTAGGTACGTTATTGGGCTCGCTTACGGCATTTTTATGCTGTTTTTGCACAAATAACAGATCCCATGTCCGTTCAGTATCTAAAAATGATGAATTTGTTCTAAATAACGTATTCTGTGTCCGTTAATGGTAAGAATCATTCTCCTCCTACCTAACTACCAGCAGGTTGCGCGACGTTCCGGTACCAGCCATCTTGCGCAGTTGAATCAGAGTTCTCCTCGTAAGTGAATTACTTTAAGACTGACCCAATTATTACACTCGTATAGCAAGAGTACCTCAAGTTGAACCGTATTACCCTCGAAAGCGGGAGTACATTAAGTTGAACTGGATTGCCCTCGAAAGCGAGAGTACCTTGAGTGAACTGGATTACCCTCGAAAGCGAGTACCTCAAGTTGAAACAGATTACTCAAGTGAGAGTACTTCAACTGGTTCGAACCTTAGATCTTTTAGCCATACAAGCTTCATGTGCGTAAACAATTTGAAATTTTTCTAAACAACATTACCTTTCTCTAAGCACATGAAACTTCACCGAATAACAAAAGCCCCGTGTCCGCTCAGTGCCTCCGAAAAATCGCAAGTTCTTCAGTGGCCTCGTCCGCATAACGGGGCATTCTATTATTCAACATATGGTTATAGAGCGACACCTGGTGGCTGCCTAGGAGTTCCACAGGCATTCCGCTGTGCTCCACCTGTTGGGGCCGTATGTCCAGATTGAGGTCCTGATCTATGAGGAAGAATTGCCGCAGATCCATCGAATGTCGCCTATCCGTGTACTTCTTGATCCGGCGATTACGCCCAGTCGCGCCGCAGCGTGAAGAGATCCTTCAGCTCATCGGTGGACAGCTCGGTAATCCAGCCCTCGCTGCTTGAGATCACCTGATCGCTCAGCTGCTGCTTGCTCTCCAGCATCTCATCGATTCGCTCTTCGAGCGTCCCCATGGAGATGAACTTGTACACCTGGACATCCTTGGTCTGTCCCATCCGATAAGCGCGGTCGGTAGCCTGATTCTCCACCGCAGGGTTCCACCAGCGGTCGAAATGGAACACATGATTCGCCGCGGTCAGATTCAGACCAACGCCGCCGGCCTTGATCGAGAGAATCATGACATTCGGTTGCTCTTCGGGCGGCAGCGTCTGGGATTGGAATTGCTCGATCATGCGGTCGCGAGTCCGCTTGGGCGTGCTGCCGTTCAAGTACAGCACGGGCTCCCCAAGCTCTTGATGGAGCACCTGCCGCATCATCTCACCCATACCGATATACTGGGTGAAGATCAGGCAGCGCTCGCCCTCGTCCCGCAGCTCCTTCACCATGGACAGCAGCCGCTCCAGCTTGGCTGAACGGTTGACGACAGCTTCGGTGTCGAGCAAGCCGCCTCCTCCCAGCAATTCCGGAAGCGGCTCCTTCGTAAGCAGAGCCGGATGATCGCAGAGCTGCTTGAATTGTGTAAGAGCTGCCAGGATGGCCCCTTTGCGCTCGATGCCCTCGAGCTTTTGCATGCGTTCCAGCAGGCTGTTCACGGTTTGATCGTAAAGCGCACCTTGCTCAGCTGTGAGATGGATATAGGTCTTCATCTCGTTTTTGTCCGGCAGGTCGAGCTGAATTGCAGGATCCTTCTTCTTGCGTCGAAGCATGAAGGGCTTGATCAGCTTCTGCAGATCGGCCGTGCGCTGTTCGCTCCTGTCTTTCTCGATGGCTTGGATGAACCGGAGATTGAACGCGCGCAGGCTGCCGAGATATCCGGGATTGATGAAGTCATAGATGGACC
Above is a window of Paenibacillus sp. FSL K6-1330 DNA encoding:
- the fabF gene encoding beta-ketoacyl-ACP synthase II; protein product: MERVVITGMGVISPLGHDVETFWSRLVRGESGITHIENLDTSRQKVQIAGVVKEFDANALFGVKEARRLDRFCQFALAAADQAISQSGLDLDQIDHERMGVYVGSGIGGIQTLMNQSGTLSSRGPERVSPTLVPMMIPNMAAALISIKYKALGSTLAPVTACSIGNTAIGEAFFNIQAGRSDIIIVGGSEAALTDISLASFANATALSSRNDEPGRASRPFDTDRDGFVMAEGAGILVLESLSHALRRGAEILGEVIGYGASSDAYHMVATPEDGNGAARAMKLALTEANLSPADVDIISAHATSTVIGDLSETAAIKQVFGEEAYRIPVTANKSMTGHMLGASGGVEAIALVKSLQEGIIPPTINLEHPDPACDLDYVPNQARNAELRIGMSNSFGFGGHNSAIVIQKYEHE
- a CDS encoding helix-turn-helix transcriptional regulator; this encodes MNSQVRLQALSAFLKGQRAKISPESVGLPPGTRRRTPGLRREEVAQLAGVSTTWYTWLEQGRDIQVSSSVLDCVANALQLNADERRYLYSLALESGAEPYTVKQEAVQISPSLQKIITELKYCPVMISDRMCNIVGWNRAAAYVFLDFDRIPPEERNMIRLLFTRREFQRLAVNWEQFASGFLSMFRSYYGQYVEDEWYDRFLEEMKQGHPDFNRMWEQSQVSYAPEVHLEFRHAKAGKMVYELTSLKVYGNDDLRCSIYTPAPDSTTEAKLRQLMEEK